A region from the Curtobacterium sp. MCBA15_012 genome encodes:
- the aroQ gene encoding type II 3-dehydroquinate dehydratase encodes MSDPVTDTTTRPRRILVLNGPNLDVLGRRDPAQYGTVTLAEIEAIVHTEAAVHDLEADFRQTNHEGVLVEWLHEALDDFVGVVVNPAAYAHTSVALHDAVEALTVPVVEVHLSNTWKREPFRHVDHVATAATAVIAGAGADGYRLAVAHVASLLD; translated from the coding sequence ATGAGCGATCCGGTCACCGACACCACGACGCGCCCCCGGCGGATCCTGGTCCTCAACGGACCGAACCTCGACGTGCTCGGGCGGCGTGACCCGGCCCAGTACGGCACCGTCACCCTCGCCGAGATCGAGGCGATCGTGCACACCGAGGCCGCGGTGCACGACCTCGAGGCGGACTTCCGGCAGACGAACCACGAGGGCGTGCTCGTCGAGTGGCTGCACGAGGCGCTCGACGACTTCGTCGGGGTCGTCGTCAACCCGGCCGCGTACGCGCACACCTCCGTGGCGCTGCACGACGCCGTCGAGGCCCTGACGGTCCCCGTCGTCGAGGTGCACCTGTCGAACACGTGGAAGCGCGAACCGTTCCGGCACGTGGACCACGTCGCGACCGCCGCGACGGCGGTCATCGCCGGCGCGGGCGCCGACGGCTACCGCCTCGCGGTCGCACACGTCGCGTCGCTCCTCGACTGA
- a CDS encoding MSMEG_6728 family protein: MQTFLPYADFRASAEVLDDKRLGKQRVETLQVMRALTLPDYGWQHHPVTAMWRGFRPALMAYQDATCRVWLERGHADTCLEKTLLDLARIPEDLAAYERGDFPVPAWNDDPAVHRSHRSKLVQKAPEHYRPLFPDVPEDLDYVWPGTQAPTGTSADTPAG; the protein is encoded by the coding sequence ATGCAGACGTTCCTGCCCTACGCCGACTTCCGTGCCTCGGCGGAGGTGCTCGACGACAAGCGGCTCGGCAAGCAGCGGGTCGAGACCCTGCAGGTGATGCGGGCGCTCACGCTGCCGGACTACGGCTGGCAGCACCACCCCGTGACGGCGATGTGGCGCGGGTTCCGTCCGGCGCTGATGGCCTACCAGGACGCGACGTGCCGGGTCTGGCTCGAGCGGGGGCACGCCGACACCTGCCTCGAGAAGACGCTGCTCGACCTGGCACGCATCCCGGAGGACCTCGCCGCGTACGAGCGCGGGGACTTCCCGGTGCCGGCGTGGAACGACGACCCCGCGGTGCACCGGTCGCACCGGTCGAAACTCGTGCAGAAGGCCCCCGAGCACTACCGGCCGCTGTTCCCGGACGTGCCGGAGGACCTCGACTACGTGTGGCCGGGCACGCAGGCGCCGACGGGCACGAGCGCGGACACGCCGGCCGGCTGA
- a CDS encoding VOC family protein — MVFINLPVADLDRSKAFYEALGYSINPDFTDETAACVVVSDTVYVMILTHAKFREFTDKTIADRGSIEVINSLSAASKDEVHRIVDAAVMAGGDEDRPETDLGFMYQRSFTDPDGHRWEYVWMDQDVMRVGPPTE, encoded by the coding sequence ATGGTGTTCATCAACCTCCCCGTCGCCGACCTCGACCGCTCGAAGGCGTTCTACGAGGCGCTCGGCTACTCGATCAACCCGGACTTCACCGACGAGACCGCGGCCTGCGTCGTCGTCAGCGACACCGTGTACGTGATGATCCTCACGCACGCGAAGTTCCGGGAGTTCACCGACAAGACGATCGCCGACCGCGGATCGATCGAGGTGATCAACTCGCTCAGCGCGGCGTCGAAGGACGAGGTGCACCGCATCGTCGACGCCGCGGTGATGGCGGGCGGCGACGAGGACCGGCCCGAGACCGACCTCGGCTTCATGTACCAGCGCAGCTTCACCGACCCGGACGGCCACCGCTGGGAGTACGTCTGGATGGACCAGGACGTGATGCGGGTCGGACCGCCGACCGAGTAG
- a CDS encoding NAD(P)H-dependent oxidoreductase, translating to MSGTLVVGVSGSPSDPSRTSTLVAATVARFAAELPDARTETVEVAPLLADLAAAPSREAMSERTRRALATVEAADVLVVGSPAFRAAYSGAFKLFFDWVGQYDLVDTPVLLTATGGSDRHALLVEHQMRPLFGFFQSTTLPLGVFGNERDFTKREGGYDVASVDLELRIDQAVRRALPIVRGGFAAAGAAEVRRPADF from the coding sequence ATGAGCGGAACCCTCGTCGTCGGCGTCAGCGGCAGCCCCTCCGACCCCTCGCGCACCTCCACCCTCGTGGCCGCGACGGTGGCGCGGTTCGCGGCCGAGCTCCCGGACGCACGCACCGAGACCGTCGAGGTCGCCCCGCTGCTGGCCGACCTCGCCGCGGCGCCGTCCCGCGAGGCGATGTCCGAGCGCACCCGACGCGCCCTCGCGACCGTCGAGGCCGCGGACGTCCTGGTCGTCGGCAGCCCGGCCTTCCGCGCCGCGTACTCGGGCGCGTTCAAGCTCTTCTTCGACTGGGTCGGGCAGTACGACCTCGTCGACACCCCGGTCCTGCTCACCGCGACCGGCGGGAGTGACCGGCACGCGCTGCTCGTCGAGCACCAGATGCGTCCGCTGTTCGGCTTCTTCCAGTCGACGACGCTGCCGCTCGGGGTGTTCGGCAACGAGCGTGACTTCACCAAGCGCGAGGGCGGGTACGACGTCGCGAGCGTCGACCTCGAGCTCCGGATCGACCAGGCGGTGCGCCGGGCGCTCCCGATCGTCCGTGGTGGGTTCGCGGCGGCCGGCGCGGCCGAGGTGCGGCGACCGGCCGACTTCTAG